CCCAGCTAGACCCATTAGGGTATCTTGAAACAGTTGGAATAATGCTCTTGGTATTTATATTTTCTTCTTCACCGTGAGAGCTCACCTTGTTATAAACGTATTCTAAGCCATAAAAAAGGCGGGTTTTCAACGCTAGGGTTTTTTCAAAATCTAAATTAAAAGAATAGGCATCAACAGCTTCATCCCTTAAATTTCTTGTAGTAGATTGAAAATCTCTATCCATTCTACTTTCTTGTGAGTTTTGATAAGCTATGGTGGCTTTTATTTTATCATACAAATTGGAATTGCTACTTAATTTAGTGATTTGCAAATTAGACATAAACCAGTTTTGTGGGCCATAATTCCATTCTGCTGAACGTAATACGCCTTTTTTGTAACGAATCAATCGGTCGTATCTGGAATAATCGGAAGTGGTAGTGTAAAACAATCCTAAATCGAAACTTAAATTGTCTTGAGCTTTATAGTGTACCTTCTGTAATAAATTTAATTGTTGGTAACCTGTTGTTTTTTGAATTAATGGATTGTTATTTTGCATAATAATATCACCATTATTGGTTGCTAAGGCAAATTCAGGTCGTAAGTATTCAGTAGGCCCATGTTTACCCATACGTAAATCGCCAAAATCATTATAACTAATATTTGTTAAAAATGCCCATTTTTTGTAGCCCAAGTTAAAATCAAGATGTCCTGTTTTTTCATCACTCGCTGTGGCGTATCTTGTTATAGTATTTGCTTTAAAAAGCAACGAATCGGTTAACGATGTTTGTGGTTGTTGGGTATAAAAACTCATAACACCACCAATAGCATCGCTTCCATAAATTACAGAACCAGATCCCAAAGTTACTTCGGTGTTTTGTATGGAAAAAGGATCGATGGAAATAACGTTTTGCAAATTACCCCCTCTAAAAATGGCATTGTTCATTCTTACGCCGTCAACCGTAATGAGTAATCGGTTTGTTGAAAAACCTCTAATCATAGGACTTCCGCCTCCCAATTGACTTTTCTGTATATACACTTGTCCTGTACTTTCTAACAAATCGGCACTGGTTTGTGGGTTTACAAATTGAATAGCCTCCGCATTGATATTAATTATTTTTTGAGGTATGTCGCGTTTATTTTGTTCGAACTTAGATGCCGATATTACAATCTCACCTAAACCTTCTGTGTTCGACACTAAGTAAACTCGATTTGATTGCCCTAACCCCCGCTTCGTTATCTCTTTTAGCACATGTGATAAGTGCTTAAAATAAATGATTTCGGTATTTGAAAACGCGTTTAAAGACGCTTCTCCTAAAAAGTTAGTAACGGTACTTTTAGATTTATCTATATTGTAAATGGCCACCCCAAAAACAGGCTCCCTGGTAAGACTATTTAGAACCTTAATGTTTTGAGCACTTATTTGTATGGACGCAAATAATGAGAATGTAATAGCAAAAAAAAACTTCATGGTTTAATTAAAAACTTGATTAAATATTTGCAGTGATTTTGGGGGTTTAAAACTTCCCAAATGTAATTCAAAATAAAGCAACATCATATTTAAAAACGATTGGCGTTGTTTAGAATTTATCTTTACTGCTGGTAATGCATCAAATGTTGTGCCTAACAACTGTTTTAAAAGTGTTAAATTTTCACCCGAAATAGTATAATTGTCGTATTGATTCATTTCAAACTTGCCTTCTTTCAAACTAAAATAAGCATATTCCAAATGAGTTGTGTCTGGATAGAACCCTAGATATTTAGATAAACTTAATAAAAATAATAAATGAAAATTTGAATATTCAGATTGTTCATCCAGCCATAACAGCGTAGTTTCAATATAACTAAACAACGCTTCGTTAGGCTCTTCTTCTTTTAAAGTACTTGATAATACTTCAGATAAAAACATGACAACTGCACTTTTTAAAACATGAGTATGTAAACTACTATACACATGATTCATTTTAGTGTCGCTAACACCCTGCAACGACCTATTCTCTTTATAATTAATACTTAACTGTAATTGTGAAAGCGGTTGAAAATAAGCTGCCTTGGTATTGGATTTTTTGTTTTTTAAAATACCCCGTAACAGAAAACTAACAACACCTAAATGTTGAGTATAACACTTTACAATTAAATCGTTGTCTTTGTATTTTAATTTTGAAAGCACGATAGCGTTTGTAGTAATAAGCATTATCTAACCACCATTAATTTTAAAACTTTAGTTTCGTAAGTATCTAAATCTGAAAGCATTACCAAATACACCCCCGAAGCAACCACTCTATTGGCCAAGTTTTTACCGTTCCAATAGGCAGTTCCCCCATCAATTTCAAGATTATAACCACTGTATCGTTGGTTGGTTCTAGATTGGGCTTCGGCTACCAAATTACCTTCAATATCGGTTATTTTTATGTTAACATTTTCTGAAATGTCTTTAATCTTTACTTTTTGATCTACAATATTAAAGTTGGGTCTTACTGGGTTTGGATAGGCATAGGCATTCTCTAGAGTTTCAAAAGCATTTGACCCACCAGAACGAAAAGACACCAACCCTTTACTGGTTGCTATGTAAACAATACCATTATTATTATCTATAGAAACATCATTAATAGTATTTGAAGGTAAAGGTGAGTTATTTTTAGTGAAATGATAGATGGTTTTTTGCCCATCTGAAGACAAATAAAACAGTCCGGAATCGGCCGTACCAATCCATTTATTATTAGATCCATCCACTTCAATATCTGTAATAAACTGTTGAAACAATAATTCTTTCGCAATGCCATCTTCTTCTATAATAATTTCATCTACGGTAATATTGTCTTCAAAAAAACCAGAGGTATTATATAGAATACGCAAACCTCTATAAGTTCCTATCCAAAGTTGATTTCGCGCATCCAAAGCAAGTGCGGTCGCAAATACGGTAGGCATATTTTCATCTTCCTTGTAAACACCTTTAATTTTTGGTTTACCGCCGTTTTCATTAAAACCGATAAGACCATAATTATAACTCGCCACCCACTTTGTGTTACTATTGTCAATAACTAAATCAGCAAATCCCAAATTAGATCCATAAGCAGATGGAATTACCGCGTCGAAGTTATATGATTTCCATTGTTTATTAGTTACATGATATGATTTTAAAGGATTATTTGCCAAACTTGTTGTAGACCACAAAAGCCCGTTATTATCAAAAGCAGACGCACCGACCCGAATATCAATATAATTAGGATCGTTCGGTAAAGCTAAAGATTCTAGCCCGCTATTGGTTTGATTATACAGTATTTCGGGGATCTCATTATTAACTTCTAATAATCCATTGAAAAAAGAACTGATAAAAACTTGATTATTATTGGATGGATTTATAGATATCGTATTTAAGCATTTAGCCTCCAAAACCTCTTCAAAAGGTGTGTTAAGCCATTCATCATTTTTAAAATGGCTGAACCCTCTACTGTTCAAAGGATATGGATTAAAAAATAGATCATATTCCCCAAAAGTAACCCAAACACCACCAGATTCTGCCTGTACAGAAAATGGATTATTTAAAAGCGGCCCATCGGGATGAATTTCCTCAAAATTGGAAGTTGCTGAAAGCGCCGTTTTTAAAACCCCGTAACTAGTTGTTCCTATGTAGATAGCAGTAGCGTCTATAGTAGCTGAAGTATACTGCGTTGTAAAATCTGAATTTATTGAAACTTCTGAAATAACATTAAAATTTGCATCATATACATACACATTATCTGAAATTGTTATTATCAAATTACTTCCTACATGTGAGACATTTAATGGTACTGTATTGTATTGAAATAAGGGGTTCAATACATCGTTTACGACACTAAATATTTGCCTGTTTGTGTTTACGACATAAAGCTTATCATCTACCGCTTCAATCGCTGTGAAATCTCCCGGAATGACCGTTTGCCAGTTTTGATAATCTATTAAATTAGGACTGGTTACCAGAGCTTTTCTTATACCGTTCCCACCAAAGCAACTTGCATAGATATTATTTCCTAAAACGGCCGTTTGGTTTACTTGTATTTGCCCACCTCCGTTACCTATAAAATAGGTATCTCCAAACTCTAAGCGGTCAAGATTAAAAACTGAAATGCCATAATTTGTAGAAATGTAAACCAAATTGTTATAGGCATTAAAGTGGTTTATTCGTTTTTGAACCGCAGGAATGGTTGGCTTTTCAACAATATCAACAACTGATAAAATTTCATCATCGTTCTCAAAAGCAATTTCAATGAGTCCGCTTTCATAACCAATGATTAATAACTCATAAATATCGCTATAATAAATAGTTGAAATGGTTTCGCCCGATAATCCATTAACAGTATTAAGTTCCTTAATTGCCTTTGTTTGAATATTATAACTAAAAACGGCGTTTTCGGATGCAGCATAGATTTTACTATTACCTTGGACTACTTGTTTGACGTTATAATATGAAAAATGTCCTTTCCAAAGTGCAGAAAAACCTTGACCATGTTGAATTAGAGGTGCTAAACAAATTATGAATACTAGGAGTCTTTTAAGCATTTTCAAATTTTCAATATCCAAATATATTTATAACTAATGAGTTTTACTTTAAAATAATATATAATAAAACAAAAAAGCTTCCCATTTTACTAGGAAGCCTATCATTCTTATTTACTTTAGTTTCTATACAATGCCCTGTGCTAACATAGCATCTGCAACTTTTACAAAACCAGCAATGTTAGCCCCTTTAACATAGTCTATATAACCATCTTCGGTTTTGCCATATTTGATGCAAGAATCATGAATATTAGCCATAATTTCTTTAAGCTTCAAATCGACCTCATCTCTGGTCCAATTAAAACGTAATGAATTTTGAGTCATTTCTAAGCCAGAAGTTGCAACACCTCCTGCATTCGATGCTTTTCCTGGTGCATATAAAATTTTTGCTTTATGAAATTCACGAACGGCCTTAATAGTAGACGGCATATTAGCCCCTTCACTAACACAGATACAACCATTTTTTAAAAGTACTTTTGCATCTTCATCATTTAACTCATTTTGTGTTGCACAAGGTAGCGCAATATCACATTTTACCTCCCAAGGTGTTTTTGCTTTAATAAATTTGGAGTTCGGATATGTTTTTATATACTCGCTTATTCTTGCTCTTTTAACATTTTTAAGTTCCATGATAAGTGCTAATTTTTCAGTATTTATACCTTCATTATCATAAATATAGCCTGATGAATCGGACATGGTTAATACTTTAGCCCCTAATTGAATACATTTTTCAACAGCATATTGTGCCACATTACCAGAACCAGAGACAACCACGTGTTTGCCTTCTAAATCTTGACCTTTAGTTTCTAACATTTTTTGAGCAAAATAAACGGTTCCGTAACCTGTTGCTTCTGGTCTGATTAAAGAGCCGCCCCAAGACAACCCTTTACCCGTTAAAACACCAGTAAATTCATTTTTTAATTTTTTATACATCCCAAATAAAAAGCCTATTTCTCTAGCTCCTACACCCATATCACCAGCAGGCACATCTGTATTAGGTCCAATATGTCTGAATAGTTCACTCATAAAAGCATGGCAAAAACGCATAATTTCACCATCGCTCTTTCCTTTAGGGTCAAAATCACTACCCCCTTTTCCACCACCCATTGGCAGAGTCGTTAAACTGTTTTTGAATACTTGTTCAAAAGCCAAAAACTTTAAAATACTCATATTAACAGTAGGGTGAAAACGCAAACCTCCTTTATAAGGGCCAATAGCCGAATTCATTTGAATTCTGTATCCTCTATTTACCTGAATTTCACCAGCATCGTTTACCCAACAAACTCGAAATGTTATTACGCGTTCCGGTTCTACCATTCTTAGTAAAATACTTTTTCCATTATATATTTCGTGTTCAACAATGTAAGGAATAACA
The genomic region above belongs to Mariniflexile litorale and contains:
- a CDS encoding TonB-dependent receptor, whose protein sequence is MKFFFAITFSLFASIQISAQNIKVLNSLTREPVFGVAIYNIDKSKSTVTNFLGEASLNAFSNTEIIYFKHLSHVLKEITKRGLGQSNRVYLVSNTEGLGEIVISASKFEQNKRDIPQKIININAEAIQFVNPQTSADLLESTGQVYIQKSQLGGGSPMIRGFSTNRLLITVDGVRMNNAIFRGGNLQNVISIDPFSIQNTEVTLGSGSVIYGSDAIGGVMSFYTQQPQTSLTDSLLFKANTITRYATASDEKTGHLDFNLGYKKWAFLTNISYNDFGDLRMGKHGPTEYLRPEFALATNNGDIIMQNNNPLIQKTTGYQQLNLLQKVHYKAQDNLSFDLGLFYTTTSDYSRYDRLIRYKKGVLRSAEWNYGPQNWFMSNLQITKLSSNSNLYDKIKATIAYQNSQESRMDRDFQSTTRNLRDEAVDAYSFNLDFEKTLALKTRLFYGLEYVYNKVSSHGEEENINTKSIIPTVSRYPNGSSWESAAAYTSIKYKPNLKFVFQSGLRFNYITSHADFSENNQYLNLPFNTSHNEASALTGTAGIRWSPNGILQWKLNASSAFRAPNIDDIGKVFDSEPGSVVVPNNNLKSEYAYGGELGLKLNFNEKFILDLSSYYTYLDNALVRRDFALNGETQIIYDGELSNVQAIQNASKAWIYGFEMGLKLALTNQLKLTSQYSVVGGTEEEDGIEMPVRHAAPNFGNTHLVWAHNNLKLDAFTVYNNELSFYQLAPSEIEKDYIYAKDINGNPYSPSWYTLNFRSQYQVSESTTITASLENITDQRYKTYSSGIAAAGRNFILSLKYSL
- the recO gene encoding DNA repair protein RecO — encoded protein: MLITTNAIVLSKLKYKDNDLIVKCYTQHLGVVSFLLRGILKNKKSNTKAAYFQPLSQLQLSINYKENRSLQGVSDTKMNHVYSSLHTHVLKSAVVMFLSEVLSSTLKEEEPNEALFSYIETTLLWLDEQSEYSNFHLLFLLSLSKYLGFYPDTTHLEYAYFSLKEGKFEMNQYDNYTISGENLTLLKQLLGTTFDALPAVKINSKQRQSFLNMMLLYFELHLGSFKPPKSLQIFNQVFN
- a CDS encoding ABC transporter substrate-binding protein, with protein sequence MLKRLLVFIICLAPLIQHGQGFSALWKGHFSYYNVKQVVQGNSKIYAASENAVFSYNIQTKAIKELNTVNGLSGETISTIYYSDIYELLIIGYESGLIEIAFENDDEILSVVDIVEKPTIPAVQKRINHFNAYNNLVYISTNYGISVFNLDRLEFGDTYFIGNGGGQIQVNQTAVLGNNIYASCFGGNGIRKALVTSPNLIDYQNWQTVIPGDFTAIEAVDDKLYVVNTNRQIFSVVNDVLNPLFQYNTVPLNVSHVGSNLIITISDNVYVYDANFNVISEVSINSDFTTQYTSATIDATAIYIGTTSYGVLKTALSATSNFEEIHPDGPLLNNPFSVQAESGGVWVTFGEYDLFFNPYPLNSRGFSHFKNDEWLNTPFEEVLEAKCLNTISINPSNNNQVFISSFFNGLLEVNNEIPEILYNQTNSGLESLALPNDPNYIDIRVGASAFDNNGLLWSTTSLANNPLKSYHVTNKQWKSYNFDAVIPSAYGSNLGFADLVIDNSNTKWVASYNYGLIGFNENGGKPKIKGVYKEDENMPTVFATALALDARNQLWIGTYRGLRILYNTSGFFEDNITVDEIIIEEDGIAKELLFQQFITDIEVDGSNNKWIGTADSGLFYLSSDGQKTIYHFTKNNSPLPSNTINDVSIDNNNGIVYIATSKGLVSFRSGGSNAFETLENAYAYPNPVRPNFNIVDQKVKIKDISENVNIKITDIEGNLVAEAQSRTNQRYSGYNLEIDGGTAYWNGKNLANRVVASGVYLVMLSDLDTYETKVLKLMVVR
- the gdhA gene encoding NADP-specific glutamate dehydrogenase, whose product is MKSNIEAFLNLVKERNNNEPEFLQAVEEVAETVIPYIVEHEIYNGKSILLRMVEPERVITFRVCWVNDAGEIQVNRGYRIQMNSAIGPYKGGLRFHPTVNMSILKFLAFEQVFKNSLTTLPMGGGKGGSDFDPKGKSDGEIMRFCHAFMSELFRHIGPNTDVPAGDMGVGAREIGFLFGMYKKLKNEFTGVLTGKGLSWGGSLIRPEATGYGTVYFAQKMLETKGQDLEGKHVVVSGSGNVAQYAVEKCIQLGAKVLTMSDSSGYIYDNEGINTEKLALIMELKNVKRARISEYIKTYPNSKFIKAKTPWEVKCDIALPCATQNELNDEDAKVLLKNGCICVSEGANMPSTIKAVREFHKAKILYAPGKASNAGGVATSGLEMTQNSLRFNWTRDEVDLKLKEIMANIHDSCIKYGKTEDGYIDYVKGANIAGFVKVADAMLAQGIV